A single region of the Pogoniulus pusillus isolate bPogPus1 chromosome Z, bPogPus1.pri, whole genome shotgun sequence genome encodes:
- the SMIM15 gene encoding small integral membrane protein 15, whose amino-acid sequence MIDIKAWAEYIVEWAAKDPYGFLTTVILALTPLFVISAALSWKLAKMIEAREREQKKKQKRQENIAKAKRTKKD is encoded by the coding sequence ATGATTGATATTAAGGCTTGGGCTGAATACATCGTGGAGTGGGCTGCAAAGGACCCATATGGCTTTCTAACTACAGTGATTTTGGCCCTTACACCATTGTTCGTAATAAGTGCAGCACTTTCCTGGAAGCTTGCAAAAATGATTGAGGCCAGGGAGCGAGagcaaaagaagaaacaaaaacgcCAAGAGAATATTGCAAAAGCCAAACGAACAAAGAAGGATTAA